One Streptomyces sp. NBC_00102 DNA segment encodes these proteins:
- the pyrR gene encoding bifunctional pyr operon transcriptional regulator/uracil phosphoribosyltransferase PyrR — protein sequence MDAQHEGTGNAARPVLEAPDIARALTRIAHEIVERAKGADDVVLLGIPTRGVYLARRLAEKLEEITGRSIPVGSLDITMHRDDLRMRPARALGRTEIPGDGVDERLVVLVDDVLFSGRTIRAALDALGDIGRPRAVQLAVLVDRGHRELPIRADYVGKNLPTSHRETVTVQLAEEDGRDAVLLGARKTATAGGH from the coding sequence ATGGACGCACAGCACGAAGGCACCGGCAACGCGGCACGGCCCGTTCTGGAAGCCCCCGACATCGCCCGGGCACTGACCCGGATCGCCCACGAGATCGTCGAACGCGCCAAGGGCGCCGACGACGTGGTGCTCCTCGGAATCCCCACCCGCGGCGTTTACCTGGCCCGCAGGCTCGCGGAGAAGCTCGAAGAGATCACCGGCCGCTCGATTCCGGTCGGATCGCTCGACATCACGATGCACCGCGACGACCTCCGGATGCGTCCCGCACGCGCCCTGGGGCGTACCGAGATCCCCGGCGACGGCGTCGACGAACGCCTCGTCGTTCTCGTCGACGACGTGCTCTTCTCCGGCCGCACCATCCGTGCCGCCCTCGACGCCCTCGGCGACATCGGCCGCCCCCGCGCCGTACAGCTCGCGGTCCTCGTCGACCGCGGACACCGCGAACTCCCGATCCGCGCCGACTACGTCGGCAAGAACCTCCCGACGTCGCACCGGGAGACGGTCACGGTCCAGCTCGCCGAGGAGGACGGCCGCGACGCCGTGCTGCTCGGAGCGCGGAAGACCGCCACGGCAGGCGGGCACTAG
- the bldD gene encoding transcriptional regulator BldD translates to MSSEYAKQLGAKLRAIRTQQGLSLHGVEEKSQGRWKAVVVGSYERGDRAVTVQRLAELADFYGVPVQELLPGTTPGGAAEPPPKLVLDLERLAHVPPEKAGPLQRYAATIQSQRGDYNGKVLSIRQDDLRTLAVIYDQSPSVLTEQLINWGVLDADARRAVTHDEG, encoded by the coding sequence ATGTCCAGCGAATACGCAAAACAGCTCGGGGCCAAGCTCCGCGCCATCCGCACCCAGCAGGGCCTCTCCCTCCACGGCGTGGAGGAGAAGTCCCAGGGCCGTTGGAAGGCCGTCGTCGTCGGCTCGTACGAGCGCGGCGACCGTGCGGTGACCGTCCAGCGCCTCGCGGAACTGGCGGATTTCTACGGCGTTCCCGTCCAGGAGCTGCTGCCGGGTACGACCCCCGGCGGCGCGGCCGAGCCGCCGCCGAAGCTCGTCCTGGACCTGGAGCGTCTCGCCCACGTCCCGCCGGAGAAGGCCGGACCGCTGCAGCGTTACGCGGCGACGATCCAGAGCCAGCGCGGCGACTACAACGGCAAGGTCCTCTCGATCCGCCAGGACGACCTGCGCACCCTCGCGGTGATCTACGACCAGTCGCCTTCGGTGCTGACCGAGCAGCTGATCAACTGGGGCGTGCTGGACGCGGACGCGCGCCGGGCCGTCACCCACGACGAGGGCTGA
- the nusB gene encoding transcription antitermination factor NusB: MAARNKARKRAFQILFEADQRGESVQTVLADWVRHSRTDDRQPPVGEFTMELVEGYARYADRIDDLIVTYAVDWEIDRMPVVDRSILRLGAYELIWMDETPDAVVIDEAVQLAKEFSTDDSPSFVNGMLARFKDLKPNLRREQ, from the coding sequence GTGGCTGCCCGGAACAAGGCCCGCAAGCGCGCCTTCCAGATCCTCTTCGAGGCCGACCAGCGCGGCGAGTCCGTGCAGACGGTCCTCGCGGACTGGGTCCGGCACTCGCGGACCGACGACCGTCAGCCCCCCGTCGGTGAATTCACGATGGAGCTCGTCGAGGGGTACGCGCGGTACGCGGACCGGATCGACGACCTCATCGTCACGTACGCCGTGGACTGGGAGATCGACCGCATGCCGGTCGTCGACCGCAGCATCCTCCGGCTCGGCGCGTACGAGCTGATCTGGATGGACGAGACGCCGGACGCCGTCGTCATCGACGAGGCGGTCCAGCTCGCCAAGGAGTTCTCCACGGACGACTCCCCGTCCTTCGTGAACGGGATGCTGGCCCGTTTCAAGGACCTCAAGCCGAACCTGCGCCGCGAGCAGTAG
- the efp gene encoding elongation factor P, translated as MASTNDLKNGLVLKLDGGQLWSVVEFQHVKPGKGPAFVRTKLKNVLSGKVVDKTFNAGVKVETATIDRRDMQFSYMDGDYFVFMDMSTYDQLMVDRKSVGDTANFLIEGFTASVAQHEGEVLYVELPAAVELTIQHTDPGVQGDRSTGGTKPATLETGYEIGVPLFITTGEKIKVDTRTGDYLGRVNS; from the coding sequence GTGGCTTCCACGAACGACCTCAAGAACGGCCTGGTGCTCAAGCTCGACGGAGGCCAGCTCTGGTCCGTCGTCGAGTTCCAGCACGTCAAGCCCGGCAAGGGCCCGGCCTTCGTGCGCACCAAGCTCAAGAACGTGCTCTCCGGCAAGGTCGTCGACAAGACGTTCAACGCCGGCGTGAAGGTCGAAACGGCCACCATCGACCGCCGTGACATGCAGTTCTCGTACATGGACGGCGACTACTTCGTCTTCATGGACATGAGCACGTACGACCAGCTCATGGTCGACCGCAAGTCCGTCGGCGACACCGCCAACTTCCTCATCGAGGGCTTCACCGCCTCGGTCGCGCAGCACGAGGGCGAGGTGCTCTACGTGGAGCTGCCCGCCGCCGTCGAGCTGACCATCCAGCACACCGACCCGGGCGTCCAGGGCGACCGCTCCACCGGCGGCACCAAGCCCGCCACGCTGGAGACCGGTTACGAGATCGGCGTGCCGCTCTTCATCACCACGGGCGAGAAGATCAAGGTCGACACCCGCACGGGCGACTACCTCGGCCGGGTGAACAGCTAA
- a CDS encoding M24 family metallopeptidase, with translation MSEVYAVRRGLVRDRCAAAGSAAALVSRPANVRYLAGGAPPGAVLLLGAGDDVLLCPRPPGGDPAHGRTDESLRVSVLGSGRGDAAVAAANMAATHGTERLAVEEHDLTVARHRAMATAAPRLRLGDLGTTVEQLRVVKDEEEIACLRIAAEITDQALGELLESILVGRTERHLSLELERRLVDHGAEGPAFATSVATGPNSGQGRHRPTDRRVEEGDFLSVCLGASYRGYRCEIARTFVIGTAPADWQIELYDLVFAAQRGGREALLPDATYREVDHAARHPLDSAGHGEGLMPRTGHGVGLEIDEDPQLAPTAMGKLDACVPVTVGPGVHLPGRGGVRIDDTLVVRPEADGGPELLTITTKELLAL, from the coding sequence ATGTCAGAGGTGTACGCCGTCCGCCGCGGGCTGGTCCGCGACCGGTGCGCCGCAGCCGGATCGGCCGCCGCCCTGGTCTCCCGCCCCGCCAACGTCCGCTATCTCGCCGGCGGGGCGCCTCCCGGCGCGGTCCTGCTGCTCGGAGCCGGGGACGACGTCCTGCTCTGCCCCCGCCCCCCGGGCGGCGATCCGGCCCACGGACGTACGGACGAGTCGCTGCGGGTGTCGGTCCTCGGGAGCGGGCGCGGGGACGCGGCCGTCGCCGCCGCGAACATGGCCGCCACGCACGGCACCGAGCGTCTTGCCGTGGAGGAGCACGACCTCACCGTGGCCCGCCACCGCGCCATGGCCACCGCGGCGCCCCGGCTCCGCCTGGGGGACCTCGGGACCACCGTGGAGCAGCTGCGGGTGGTCAAGGACGAGGAGGAGATCGCCTGCCTGCGCATCGCGGCGGAGATCACCGACCAGGCGCTGGGGGAGTTGCTCGAATCGATCCTCGTCGGCCGCACCGAGCGCCACCTCTCCCTGGAGCTGGAACGCCGGCTGGTCGACCACGGCGCCGAGGGACCCGCCTTCGCCACCTCCGTGGCCACCGGCCCCAATTCCGGCCAGGGGCGTCACCGGCCGACCGACCGCAGGGTCGAGGAAGGTGATTTCCTCAGCGTCTGCCTCGGTGCGAGCTACCGCGGCTACCGCTGCGAGATCGCCCGCACCTTCGTCATCGGCACCGCCCCGGCGGACTGGCAGATCGAGCTGTACGACCTCGTTTTCGCCGCTCAGCGCGGGGGCCGGGAGGCTCTGCTGCCGGACGCCACCTACCGTGAAGTCGACCACGCGGCCCGCCATCCGCTGGACTCCGCGGGGCACGGCGAGGGGCTCATGCCGCGCACCGGGCACGGGGTCGGACTCGAAATCGACGAGGACCCGCAGCTGGCACCGACAGCCATGGGTAAACTGGACGCTTGCGTGCCGGTCACCGTCGGACCGGGGGTCCACCTCCCGGGCCGGGGCGGTGTCCGGATCGATGACACGCTCGTCGTGCGCCCCGAGGCGGACGGCGGACCCGAGCTACTCACCATTACGACCAAGGAGCTGCTCGCGCTCTAG
- a CDS encoding Pro-rich N-terminal domain-containing protein has translation MQHAVGAPLPPPHGPGHGPAGGPHHAPHPGSAAPPPPPIPPAPSAPPQHLSQGWAVPGPDQQPPPPSREVTGHFRLPPGGLVPLPAQPVEPGTGTATLAVLLIGPAGAGKTTVANLWAARRRAPTAHVSLDDVREWVRSGFADPQTGWNDQSEAQYRLARRTCGFAARNFLANGISCILDDAVFPDRPVIGLGGWKRHVGPGLLPVVLLPGLEIVLERNAARTGNRRLSDEEVARIHGRMAGWYGSGLPIIDNSTYDVETTARVLDEVLARALASPPSW, from the coding sequence ATGCAGCACGCAGTGGGGGCTCCGCTGCCGCCTCCCCACGGGCCCGGACACGGCCCCGCCGGCGGCCCGCACCACGCCCCGCACCCCGGCAGCGCCGCGCCGCCGCCGCCCCCGATACCCCCGGCGCCCTCAGCGCCCCCGCAGCACCTGAGCCAGGGATGGGCCGTGCCCGGCCCCGACCAGCAGCCCCCGCCCCCTTCCCGCGAGGTCACCGGCCACTTCCGGCTGCCGCCGGGCGGCCTCGTGCCGCTCCCCGCGCAGCCCGTCGAACCCGGCACCGGGACGGCCACCCTCGCCGTCCTCCTGATCGGCCCGGCCGGCGCGGGCAAGACCACCGTCGCCAACCTGTGGGCCGCCCGCCGCAGAGCGCCCACCGCACACGTCTCCCTGGACGACGTACGGGAGTGGGTGCGCTCCGGATTCGCCGACCCGCAGACCGGCTGGAACGACCAGTCCGAGGCCCAGTACCGCCTGGCCCGCCGTACCTGCGGCTTCGCCGCCCGCAACTTCCTCGCCAACGGCATCTCCTGCATCCTCGACGACGCCGTCTTCCCCGACCGGCCCGTCATCGGCCTCGGCGGCTGGAAGCGCCACGTCGGGCCGGGGCTGCTCCCCGTGGTGCTCCTGCCCGGTCTGGAGATCGTCCTGGAGCGCAACGCCGCCCGCACCGGCAACCGCCGCCTCTCCGACGAGGAGGTCGCCCGCATCCACGGCAGGATGGCGGGCTGGTACGGCTCCGGGCTGCCGATCATCGACAACTCCACGTACGACGTCGAGACCACCGCCCGGGTCCTGGACGAGGTCCTCGCCCGCGCCCTGGCCAGCCCGCCCTCCTGGTAA
- the aroQ gene encoding type II 3-dehydroquinate dehydratase produces MTRKVFVLNGPNLGRLGSREPDVYGATSYAGLVATCEELGKELGFDVEVRETNDEGQMIRWLHEAADGSVPVVINPGAFTHYSYGMRDAASQRTAPLIEVHISNPYAREEFRHNSVVAPIATGTVAGFGIGSYRLALRALAEELTD; encoded by the coding sequence GTGACCCGCAAGGTCTTCGTGCTGAACGGTCCGAACCTCGGCCGCCTGGGCTCCCGCGAGCCCGACGTCTACGGGGCCACCTCCTACGCCGGGCTCGTCGCGACCTGCGAGGAGCTCGGCAAGGAGCTCGGTTTCGACGTCGAGGTCCGCGAGACCAACGACGAGGGCCAGATGATCCGCTGGCTCCACGAGGCGGCGGACGGTTCGGTCCCGGTGGTCATCAACCCCGGCGCGTTCACCCACTACTCGTACGGGATGAGGGACGCGGCCTCGCAGCGCACCGCGCCCCTCATCGAGGTGCACATCTCCAACCCGTACGCACGCGAGGAGTTCCGGCACAACTCCGTGGTCGCACCGATCGCCACCGGGACCGTCGCCGGATTCGGCATCGGCTCCTACCGGCTGGCGCTGCGCGCGCTCGCCGAAGAGCTGACGGACTGA
- the aroB gene encoding 3-dehydroquinate synthase — translation MSGPLVVLVGPMGVGKSTIGELLSERLGAPYRDTDADVVATAGKPISEIFFDEGEERFRELERHAVRAAVTGHTGVLALGGGAVLDEGTRALLAGHAVVYLSMDVEEAVKRVGLGTARPLLAVNPRRQWREMMDLRRQLYEEVARVTVATDDRTPDEIAREIVDALELPERDTAPGREKTAMTEQAPTRIQVAGTAGSDPYEVLVGRQLLGELPKLIGDRAKRVAVLHPEALAETGEAVREDLAAQGYEAIAIQLPNAEEAKTVEVAAYCWKALGQTGFTRSDVIVGVGGGATTDVAGFVAASWLRGVRWIAVPTTVLGMVDAAVGGKTGINTAEGKNLVGAFHPPAGVLCDLAALDSLPVHDYVSGMAEIIKAGFIADPVILDLVESDPEGARTPAGPHTAELIERSIRVKAEVVSSDLKEAGLREILNYGHTLGHAIEKNERYKWRHGAAVSIGLVFAAELGRLAGRLDDATADRHRSVLASVGLPLTYRGDQWPRLLENMKVDKKSRGDLLRFIVLDALGKPTVLEGPDPAVLLAAYGEVSA, via the coding sequence ATGAGCGGGCCGCTGGTCGTCCTCGTCGGCCCCATGGGGGTCGGCAAGTCCACGATCGGTGAGCTGCTCTCCGAGCGGCTCGGAGCCCCGTACCGCGACACCGACGCCGATGTGGTGGCGACCGCGGGCAAGCCCATCTCGGAGATCTTCTTCGACGAGGGCGAGGAGCGCTTCCGCGAACTGGAGCGGCACGCCGTGCGCGCGGCCGTCACCGGGCACACCGGAGTGCTCGCGCTCGGCGGCGGGGCGGTGCTCGACGAGGGCACCCGCGCCCTGCTGGCCGGGCATGCCGTCGTCTACCTCTCCATGGACGTGGAGGAGGCGGTCAAGCGCGTCGGACTGGGCACCGCCCGCCCGCTGCTGGCCGTCAACCCGCGCCGGCAGTGGCGCGAGATGATGGACCTCCGCCGCCAGCTGTACGAAGAGGTGGCGCGGGTGACCGTCGCCACCGACGACCGCACCCCCGACGAGATCGCCCGCGAGATCGTCGACGCACTGGAACTGCCGGAACGCGACACCGCGCCCGGCCGGGAGAAGACAGCAATGACCGAGCAGGCCCCCACCCGCATCCAGGTCGCCGGCACCGCGGGGAGCGACCCGTACGAGGTGCTGGTCGGCCGGCAGCTCCTCGGCGAACTGCCGAAGCTGATCGGTGACCGCGCCAAGCGCGTCGCCGTGCTGCACCCCGAGGCACTCGCCGAGACCGGCGAGGCGGTCCGCGAGGACCTCGCCGCCCAGGGGTACGAGGCCATCGCGATCCAGCTGCCGAACGCCGAGGAGGCCAAGACCGTCGAGGTCGCCGCCTATTGCTGGAAGGCGCTGGGCCAGACCGGCTTCACCCGCAGCGACGTCATCGTCGGTGTCGGCGGCGGAGCCACCACCGACGTCGCCGGGTTCGTCGCGGCGAGCTGGCTGCGCGGAGTGCGCTGGATCGCGGTTCCCACCACGGTCCTCGGCATGGTCGACGCGGCGGTCGGCGGCAAGACGGGCATCAACACCGCCGAGGGCAAGAACCTCGTCGGCGCCTTCCACCCGCCGGCCGGGGTCCTCTGCGACCTGGCCGCCCTGGACTCGCTCCCGGTGCACGACTACGTCTCCGGGATGGCCGAGATCATCAAGGCCGGCTTCATCGCCGACCCGGTGATCCTCGACCTCGTCGAGTCGGACCCCGAGGGGGCCCGTACCCCCGCCGGACCGCACACCGCCGAACTGATCGAGCGCTCCATCCGGGTCAAGGCCGAGGTCGTCTCCAGCGACCTCAAGGAAGCCGGACTCCGCGAGATCCTCAACTACGGCCACACCCTCGGCCACGCGATCGAGAAGAACGAGCGCTACAAGTGGCGTCACGGCGCCGCCGTCTCGATCGGCCTGGTCTTCGCCGCCGAACTGGGCCGGCTCGCCGGACGGCTCGACGACGCCACCGCCGACCGGCACCGCTCCGTCCTCGCGTCGGTCGGCCTGCCGCTCACCTACCGCGGTGACCAGTGGCCCCGCCTGCTGGAGAACATGAAGGTCGACAAGAAGTCCCGCGGCGACCTGCTGCGCTTCATCGTCCTCGACGCGCTCGGCAAGCCCACCGTCCTGGAGGGCCCGGACCCGGCCGTCCTGCTCGCCGCCTACGGGGAGGTCTCCGCGTGA
- the aroC gene encoding chorismate synthase: MSRLRWLTAGESHGPALVATLEGLPAGVPVTTEMVADALARRRLGYGRGARMKFEQDEVTFLGGVRHGLTMGSPVAVMVGNTEWPKWEQVMSADPVPEEELAALARNAPLTRPRPGHADLAGMQKYGFDEARPILERASARETAARVALGAVARSYLKETAGIEIVSHVVELAAAKAPYGVLPTPADVPALDADPVRCLDADASKAMVAEIDQAHKDGDTLGGVVEVLAYGVPVGLGSHVHWDRRLDARLASALMGIQAIKGVEVGDGFDLARVPGSKAHDEILVTEDGIKRASGRAGGTEGGLTTGELLRVRAAMKPIATVPRALATVDVVTGEPAKAHHQRSDVCAVPAAGIVAEAMVALVLADAVAEKFGGDSVAETRRNVRGYLDNLQIR; the protein is encoded by the coding sequence TTGAGCAGGTTGCGCTGGCTGACCGCGGGGGAGTCGCACGGCCCCGCACTCGTGGCGACGCTGGAGGGTCTTCCCGCCGGCGTCCCGGTCACCACGGAGATGGTGGCCGACGCCCTCGCCCGGCGACGGCTCGGCTACGGCCGCGGTGCTCGGATGAAGTTCGAGCAGGACGAGGTCACCTTCCTCGGCGGCGTACGCCACGGCCTCACCATGGGGTCCCCGGTCGCCGTCATGGTCGGCAACACCGAGTGGCCCAAGTGGGAACAGGTCATGTCCGCCGACCCGGTCCCCGAGGAGGAGCTGGCCGCACTGGCCCGCAACGCCCCGCTGACGCGCCCCCGGCCCGGCCACGCCGACCTGGCGGGCATGCAGAAGTACGGATTCGACGAGGCCCGGCCGATCCTGGAGCGCGCCAGCGCCCGGGAGACCGCCGCCCGCGTGGCGCTCGGCGCCGTCGCCCGCTCCTACCTCAAGGAGACCGCGGGCATCGAGATCGTCAGCCACGTCGTCGAACTGGCCGCCGCCAAGGCGCCGTACGGCGTGCTGCCGACCCCGGCCGACGTGCCGGCGCTCGACGCCGACCCGGTCCGCTGCCTCGACGCCGACGCGTCGAAGGCGATGGTCGCCGAGATCGACCAGGCCCACAAGGACGGCGACACCCTCGGCGGCGTCGTCGAGGTGCTCGCCTACGGCGTGCCGGTCGGACTCGGCTCGCACGTGCACTGGGACCGTCGCCTCGACGCCCGGCTCGCCTCCGCCCTCATGGGCATCCAGGCGATCAAGGGCGTGGAGGTCGGCGACGGCTTCGACCTGGCCCGGGTGCCCGGCTCCAAGGCCCACGACGAGATCCTGGTCACCGAGGACGGCATCAAGCGCGCCTCCGGCCGCGCCGGCGGCACCGAGGGCGGTCTGACCACCGGTGAGCTGCTGCGGGTCCGCGCCGCGATGAAGCCGATCGCGACCGTGCCGCGCGCACTCGCCACCGTCGACGTGGTGACCGGCGAGCCCGCCAAGGCCCACCACCAGCGCTCCGACGTCTGTGCCGTGCCGGCCGCCGGCATCGTCGCCGAGGCCATGGTCGCCCTGGTGCTCGCCGACGCCGTCGCGGAGAAGTTCGGCGGGGACAGCGTTGCCGAGACGCGCCGGAACGTGCGGGGCTACCTCGACAACCTCCAGATCCGATGA
- a CDS encoding shikimate dehydrogenase produces the protein MTSNEGPRRAAVLGSPITHSLSPVLHRAAYAELGLAHWSYNRFDVDEAGLPGFFADLDASWAGLSLTMPLKRAVIPLLDAVSGTAAAVEAVNTVVLTEDGRRVGDNTDIPGMVAALRERGVDKVESAAVLGAGATASSALAALSQICAGPVTTYVRSRARADEMRGWGERLGVDITVADWADAAEAFAAPLVVATTPAGTTDALAAAVPDAPGTLFDVLYEPWPTALAAAWTDRGGAVVGGLDLLVHQAVFQVEQMTGRSPAPLAAMRTAGEAALAAR, from the coding sequence ATGACCTCCAATGAGGGACCCCGCCGCGCCGCGGTCCTCGGCTCCCCGATCACCCACTCGCTCTCCCCGGTCCTGCACCGGGCCGCGTACGCGGAACTCGGCCTCGCCCACTGGTCGTACAACCGCTTCGACGTGGACGAGGCGGGGCTCCCGGGCTTCTTCGCGGACCTGGACGCGAGCTGGGCGGGGCTGTCGCTGACCATGCCCCTCAAGCGGGCGGTCATCCCGCTGCTCGACGCGGTCAGCGGGACCGCCGCCGCGGTCGAGGCCGTCAACACGGTCGTCCTCACCGAGGACGGCCGGCGTGTCGGGGACAACACCGACATCCCCGGGATGGTCGCCGCGCTGCGCGAACGGGGCGTCGACAAGGTGGAGTCCGCCGCGGTCCTCGGCGCGGGCGCGACCGCCTCCTCGGCGCTCGCCGCGCTCTCCCAGATCTGCGCGGGACCGGTCACCACGTACGTGCGCAGCCGCGCGCGGGCCGACGAGATGCGCGGCTGGGGCGAGCGCCTCGGCGTGGACATCACCGTCGCCGACTGGGCCGACGCCGCCGAGGCCTTCGCCGCCCCGCTCGTCGTCGCGACCACACCGGCCGGCACCACGGACGCCCTCGCCGCCGCCGTACCGGACGCCCCGGGCACCCTCTTCGACGTGCTGTACGAGCCCTGGCCCACCGCCCTCGCCGCCGCCTGGACGGACCGGGGCGGGGCCGTGGTCGGCGGGCTCGACCTGCTGGTGCACCAGGCGGTCTTCCAGGTCGAGCAGATGACGGGTCGCTCCCCGGCGCCGCTGGCCGCCATGCGGACGGCGGGAGAGGCCGCGCTGGCGGCACGCTGA
- the mltG gene encoding endolytic transglycosylase MltG, whose protein sequence is MTEYGRGAGPEPWHPEDPLQGEAGWVPQEAPQGQNSYGGHPQDPYAQQHQQQGYGNPQDPYAQQQGYGNPQDPYAQQQSYPQQGYGNPQDPYGHQQQQPYQQPQGGGYEQQQPHGQEAYGQQQSYGQQEPYGQQSYGQQRQDPQQSGYDQGWETGPQPAMPYGAQPHDPYGYPAEAYGAPADQYATPEAFPPPRPPGRRTAPEPEPQPQTDWDPDEPVEETHPFFTGADTPEERRGRGKNAPGDASDRDSDPDDGADSEYDDDPHSGRRGGRTKGKKKSRNGCACLVVSLVLVGGLGGVSYFGYSYWKQQFGAPEDYEGMGTGPQVEVEIPKNALGYDIANKLKKQGVVKSVDAFVSAQNSNPKGNSIQAGVYLLNKQMSAANAVKMMLDPKSQNALVIPEGTRNVKIYELIDKRIGLAEGTTKKVAHDRVKDLGLPDWATNHADLKDPLEGFLFPAAYPVAKGSKPEDALKRMVSRANEEYSKLDLDGAAKKYDLDGPWQVLTVASLVQAEGISHDDFRKMAEVVYNRLQPDNTVTNRKLEFDSAFNYLKNQSEITIRSSEIRTNPDLYNTYYHAGLPPGPIGNPGDEAISATLNPTSDGWMFFISLDGKKTDFTKTAEEHEKLNEKFKEMHDLQ, encoded by the coding sequence ATGACTGAGTATGGCCGGGGCGCAGGTCCCGAACCGTGGCATCCCGAGGATCCCCTCCAGGGGGAAGCGGGCTGGGTGCCCCAGGAAGCGCCGCAGGGCCAGAACTCCTACGGCGGCCATCCGCAGGACCCCTACGCTCAGCAGCATCAGCAGCAGGGCTACGGCAACCCCCAGGATCCGTACGCCCAGCAGCAGGGCTACGGCAATCCCCAGGATCCGTACGCCCAGCAGCAGTCCTACCCGCAGCAGGGTTACGGCAATCCCCAGGACCCCTACGGACATCAGCAGCAACAGCCGTACCAGCAGCCCCAGGGTGGCGGCTACGAGCAGCAACAGCCCCATGGGCAGGAGGCGTACGGCCAGCAGCAGTCGTACGGGCAGCAGGAGCCGTACGGACAGCAGTCGTACGGACAGCAGCGCCAGGACCCGCAGCAGTCCGGCTACGACCAGGGCTGGGAGACCGGCCCGCAGCCGGCCATGCCGTACGGCGCCCAGCCCCACGACCCGTACGGCTACCCGGCGGAGGCCTACGGCGCCCCCGCCGACCAGTACGCCACCCCGGAGGCCTTCCCTCCGCCGCGCCCGCCGGGCCGCCGCACCGCACCGGAACCCGAGCCCCAGCCGCAGACGGACTGGGACCCGGACGAGCCGGTGGAGGAGACGCACCCCTTCTTCACCGGCGCGGACACCCCGGAGGAGCGGCGCGGCCGCGGCAAGAACGCCCCCGGCGACGCGTCGGACCGGGACTCCGACCCGGACGACGGAGCGGACTCCGAATACGACGACGACCCGCACTCCGGCCGCCGCGGCGGCCGTACCAAGGGCAAGAAGAAGAGCCGCAACGGCTGCGCCTGCCTCGTCGTCTCGCTGGTCCTGGTCGGCGGCCTCGGTGGTGTGTCCTACTTCGGATACAGCTACTGGAAGCAGCAGTTCGGCGCCCCCGAGGACTACGAGGGGATGGGCACCGGCCCGCAGGTCGAGGTCGAGATCCCGAAGAACGCGCTCGGCTACGACATCGCCAACAAGCTGAAGAAGCAGGGCGTCGTGAAGTCCGTCGACGCCTTCGTTTCCGCCCAGAACTCGAACCCCAAGGGCAACTCGATCCAGGCGGGCGTCTACCTCCTCAACAAGCAGATGTCCGCGGCCAACGCCGTCAAGATGATGCTGGACCCGAAGAGCCAGAACGCCCTGGTCATCCCCGAGGGCACGCGGAACGTCAAGATCTACGAACTGATCGACAAACGGATCGGTCTGGCCGAGGGCACCACCAAGAAGGTCGCGCACGACCGTGTGAAGGACCTCGGTCTGCCCGACTGGGCGACGAACCACGCGGATCTCAAGGACCCGCTGGAGGGCTTCCTCTTCCCCGCGGCGTATCCGGTGGCCAAGGGATCCAAGCCCGAGGACGCGCTGAAGCGGATGGTCTCCCGTGCGAACGAGGAGTACAGCAAGCTCGACCTCGACGGTGCGGCGAAGAAGTACGACCTGGACGGCCCCTGGCAGGTCCTGACCGTCGCCAGCCTGGTCCAGGCCGAGGGCATCTCCCACGACGACTTCCGGAAGATGGCCGAGGTGGTCTACAACCGCCTCCAGCCGGACAACACGGTCACCAACCGCAAGCTCGAATTCGACTCCGCGTTCAACTACCTGAAGAACCAGAGCGAGATCACGATCAGGTCGAGCGAGATCCGCACCAACCCGGACCTCTACAACACCTATTACCACGCAGGTCTGCCGCCGGGCCCGATCGGCAACCCGGGGGACGAGGCGATCAGCGCGACCCTCAACCCGACCTCGGACGGGTGGATGTTCTTCATCTCGCTGGACGGGAAGAAAACCGACTTCACCAAGACGGCCGAAGAGCACGAGAAGCTCAACGAGAAGTTCAAGGAAATGCATGACCTCCAATGA
- the ruvX gene encoding Holliday junction resolvase RuvX encodes MTEESAPMRRGRRLAIDVGDARIGVASCDPDGILATPVETVPGRDVPAAHRRLGQIVEEYEPIEVIIGLPRSLGGGEGPAAAKIRAFAQVFARAVHPLPVRLVDERMSTVTASQGLRASGVRSKKGRSVIDQAAAVVILQNALESERASGHAPGEGVEVVL; translated from the coding sequence ATGACCGAGGAGAGTGCCCCGATGCGTCGCGGACGCAGGCTCGCGATCGACGTCGGGGACGCCCGGATCGGGGTCGCGTCGTGCGACCCCGACGGCATCCTGGCGACGCCGGTGGAGACCGTGCCGGGACGTGACGTCCCGGCCGCCCACCGGCGGCTCGGCCAGATCGTCGAGGAGTACGAGCCGATCGAGGTCATCATCGGCCTTCCCCGGTCCCTGGGCGGCGGCGAGGGTCCCGCCGCGGCGAAGATCCGGGCCTTCGCCCAGGTCTTCGCCCGCGCGGTCCACCCGCTGCCGGTGCGGCTGGTGGACGAGCGGATGAGCACGGTGACGGCGAGCCAGGGGCTGCGCGCCTCGGGCGTCCGGTCCAAGAAGGGGCGGTCCGTCATCGACCAGGCCGCCGCCGTGGTGATCCTGCAGAACGCGCTGGAGTCCGAACGGGCGTCGGGGCACGCACCCGGCGAGGGCGTCGAAGTGGTGCTGTGA